A window of the Sporosarcina sp. FSL K6-2383 genome harbors these coding sequences:
- a CDS encoding exodeoxyribonuclease VII small subunit, with the protein MGKEPIRFEEAMQQLEEIVQKLETGDVPLEDAITLYKQGMELSGYCHGKLQDAEKQLITIIDEDGKSSPFDPTKGEDSHA; encoded by the coding sequence GTGGGGAAAGAGCCAATCCGCTTTGAAGAAGCGATGCAACAATTAGAAGAAATCGTCCAAAAGTTAGAAACAGGGGATGTCCCACTAGAGGACGCCATTACCTTATACAAGCAAGGGATGGAGTTGTCAGGCTATTGTCATGGGAAATTACAGGATGCGGAGAAACAACTGATTACTATAATTGATGAGGATGGTAAGTCATCTCCGTTTGATCCAACAAAAGGTGAGGATTCACATGCATAA
- the xseA gene encoding exodeoxyribonuclease VII large subunit, whose amino-acid sequence MTGSPYLSVQALSKYIKRKFDADPHLRNVFVKGELSNVKSHPSGHIYFTLKDDKSRIQSAMFRSSAAQLKFKPENGMNVLITGDVTVYETTGNYQLYVQSMQPDGVGALYLAFQQLKESLGAEGLFDARWKSPLPAFPQKVGVVTAQSGAAIQDICSTIERRYPLAEIVLFPAIVQGAQAAPSIVQSIAQAEAHGSIDVLIVGRGGGSIEDLWAFNEETVARAIFSCRIPIISAVGHETDTTIADFVSDRRAPTPTAAAEMAVPARDELFERLLDRKRTLYNALSNQIKRERQRLTTLQTSYPLQFPERLYRPFTEKLISFEGRLLRSSQDVTRRRAFELQRLSGMLFTFSPEKRVKEEYRTVTILTERLTRAVQQDVRIRSERFQASIRMLQALNPLQVMERGYSIVYQDGVVANSVNSLEVGANIHIKLQDGTAEAVVQTITTNDGEES is encoded by the coding sequence TTGACTGGTAGCCCCTACTTATCTGTACAAGCCTTATCTAAATATATCAAACGTAAATTTGATGCAGATCCCCATTTACGCAATGTCTTCGTCAAAGGGGAGCTGTCGAATGTCAAAAGTCATCCGAGTGGTCATATTTATTTCACTTTAAAGGATGATAAAAGTCGGATCCAATCAGCGATGTTCCGCTCAAGTGCTGCACAGCTGAAATTCAAACCTGAAAATGGTATGAATGTACTGATAACAGGTGATGTAACGGTTTACGAAACGACTGGAAATTATCAATTATACGTTCAGTCCATGCAGCCAGATGGCGTTGGAGCTTTATACTTAGCCTTTCAACAATTGAAGGAGAGCCTCGGAGCAGAAGGCTTATTCGATGCGCGTTGGAAAAGTCCACTTCCTGCATTCCCACAAAAAGTCGGTGTCGTAACGGCACAGTCGGGTGCAGCTATTCAAGATATTTGTTCAACGATTGAAAGGCGTTATCCACTTGCTGAAATCGTCTTATTTCCCGCGATCGTCCAAGGCGCACAAGCTGCGCCCTCCATCGTCCAATCTATTGCGCAGGCCGAAGCACATGGTTCCATCGACGTCCTCATTGTAGGTCGTGGCGGTGGTTCCATCGAGGATTTATGGGCGTTTAATGAAGAAACGGTTGCGCGCGCAATTTTTTCCTGTCGTATTCCGATTATTAGTGCAGTTGGCCATGAAACGGACACGACAATCGCTGATTTTGTATCGGATAGAAGAGCGCCAACTCCAACTGCAGCTGCTGAAATGGCGGTGCCAGCTCGAGATGAGTTGTTTGAAAGATTACTTGACCGAAAACGTACCCTTTATAATGCCTTATCCAATCAAATTAAAAGAGAACGTCAACGCTTGACGACTTTACAAACGTCCTATCCACTGCAATTTCCTGAACGACTGTACCGTCCGTTCACCGAAAAACTCATTAGTTTTGAGGGAAGATTATTGCGTAGTAGTCAAGATGTTACAAGGCGCAGAGCTTTCGAACTTCAAAGACTTAGTGGGATGCTATTCACCTTTTCACCGGAAAAACGTGTAAAGGAAGAGTATCGCACTGTGACGATATTGACAGAACGTCTGACGAGGGCGGTTCAACAAGATGTTCGCATCCGAAGTGAGCGTTTTCAAGCATCTATTCGTATGTTACAGGCTCTCAATCCGCTGCAAGTGATGGAGCGCGGTTATTCAATTGTTTATCAAGATGGAGTTGTAGCTAATTCGGTTAACTCTTTAGAAGTGGGAGCCAATATTCACATAAAGCTACAGGATGGAACAGCGGAAGCAGTCGTCCAAACGATTACAACGAATGATGGGGAGGAAAGTTAA
- the folD gene encoding bifunctional methylenetetrahydrofolate dehydrogenase/methenyltetrahydrofolate cyclohydrolase FolD produces MTGTIIDGIAIGKEIREEIKERVTVLKDKGCQPGLAVILVGDNQASRTYVKNKQKSTLEVGMKSELIELPATITEEELLGYVTKLNNDDSINGILVQLPLPEHIDENLVIRAIDPTKDVDGFHPENVGKMIIGQQAYLSCTPYGIIKLLERTGTEISGKHAVIVGRSNIVGKPMGQLLLQRDATVTYCHSKTKDLASFTKQADILIVAIGKTKFITGDDIKEGAVVIDVGMNRDENGKLCGDVDFTSAKEVASAITPVPGGVGPMTITMLLKNTLQSAEQACTRENC; encoded by the coding sequence ATGACAGGAACAATAATTGATGGTATTGCTATCGGTAAAGAAATTAGAGAAGAAATCAAAGAAAGAGTTACTGTGTTAAAAGACAAAGGGTGCCAACCAGGTCTTGCAGTCATTCTTGTCGGCGATAACCAGGCTTCTCGTACATATGTAAAAAATAAGCAAAAATCTACTTTAGAAGTAGGCATGAAATCCGAACTGATAGAGCTCCCAGCAACTATAACGGAAGAAGAATTATTGGGCTATGTTACAAAATTGAATAACGACGACTCCATCAATGGCATTCTTGTACAACTCCCGCTTCCAGAACATATTGATGAAAACCTTGTTATTCGTGCCATTGACCCTACGAAAGACGTTGATGGATTCCATCCGGAAAACGTTGGTAAAATGATTATTGGTCAGCAGGCTTATTTGTCTTGCACGCCATATGGCATCATTAAGCTCCTAGAACGGACGGGGACAGAAATTAGTGGTAAACACGCTGTTATCGTAGGTCGAAGCAATATTGTTGGTAAGCCGATGGGACAATTATTGTTACAACGTGATGCTACTGTCACTTATTGTCATTCCAAAACAAAAGACTTAGCTTCTTTTACAAAACAGGCAGATATATTAATCGTAGCTATTGGTAAAACAAAATTTATTACAGGTGACGATATTAAAGAAGGCGCTGTTGTCATTGATGTCGGCATGAATCGTGATGAAAATGGAAAACTATGCGGTGACGTCGATTTTACATCCGCAAAAGAAGTAGCTTCTGCTATTACACCTGTACCAGGTGGAGTAGGTCCAATGACCATTACGATGTTATTGAAAAATACATTGCAAAGTGCAGAACAAGCTTGCACACGAGAAAACTGCTAA
- the nusB gene encoding transcription antitermination factor NusB: MKRREAREKAVQTLFQLDNTELTIEEAITYIVDEPGNQFYEQLVRGTMQHQATIDQTLVEKLEHWSLDRLPKIERTVLRLAVYELLFNEEVPHRVVLNEAIELCKTFGDEKSGRFVNGVLSKFEEK, encoded by the coding sequence ATGAAACGAAGAGAAGCAAGGGAAAAAGCAGTTCAAACTCTTTTTCAACTTGATAATACGGAACTAACAATTGAAGAAGCAATCACGTATATTGTCGATGAGCCGGGCAATCAGTTTTACGAGCAGCTTGTGCGTGGCACGATGCAGCATCAGGCAACAATCGATCAGACACTGGTGGAGAAATTAGAGCATTGGTCATTGGATCGATTGCCTAAAATTGAGCGCACGGTTTTACGACTTGCCGTCTACGAGCTATTGTTCAATGAAGAAGTACCGCACCGAGTTGTGTTGAATGAAGCGATTGAGCTTTGTAAAACGTTTGGCGATGAAAAATCAGGTCGTTTTGTCAATGGTGTGCTATCGAAATTCGAGGAAAAATAA
- a CDS encoding Asp23/Gls24 family envelope stress response protein, giving the protein MPEKTNPSFVGMAPSGDVELGRVQLAPEVLEVIIGIATTEVKGVANTRGNFATGVAEKFGKVVHGKGVKTEWSEEGLTIDVYCVVDYGYSVPTVATEIQKQIRHAVFHMTSLETKEVNVHITGIQPEAATETV; this is encoded by the coding sequence ATGCCTGAAAAGACAAATCCATCATTCGTCGGGATGGCCCCGTCGGGTGATGTCGAGCTTGGACGCGTCCAACTAGCTCCAGAAGTTCTTGAAGTGATTATTGGTATTGCAACAACAGAAGTAAAAGGTGTTGCGAACACAAGGGGCAATTTTGCTACTGGCGTTGCGGAGAAATTCGGCAAAGTGGTACATGGGAAAGGTGTCAAAACAGAGTGGTCTGAAGAAGGCTTAACGATTGACGTCTATTGTGTCGTTGACTATGGCTACTCTGTACCAACCGTCGCAACCGAAATACAAAAGCAAATTCGACATGCGGTTTTCCATATGACTTCACTTGAAACAAAAGAAGTGAATGTACACATAACGGGAATTCAGCCCGAAGCGGCAACGGAAACGGTATGA
- the accC gene encoding acetyl-CoA carboxylase biotin carboxylase subunit, which produces MKKVLIANRGEIAVRIIRACKELGIKTVAVYSEADREALHVELADEAYCIGPKLSKDSYLNFSNIISIAKLTGCEGIHPGYGFLAENASFAELCEEVNIEFIGPTADAISRMGTKDVARETMRHAGVPIVPGSTGIVADEHEALSIAQEIGFPVIIKATAGGGGKGIRVARDEEELKSGIKITQKEAAAAFGNPGVYLEKFIEVFRHVEVQVLADKFGNTIHLGERDCSIQRRMQKLVEEAPSPAITPELRQAMGEAAVKAAEAVQYRGAGTVEFIFDHINQKFYFMEMNTRIQVEHTITEMITGIDLVQQQLKIAAGETLTHRQKDININGWAIECRINAENPSKNFMPSPGKVTMYIPPGGFGVRVDSAMYTGYSIPPYYDSMVAKLIVHADTREEAVARMKRALDEFIIEGVDTTVPFHLRLMDDAVFKSGDFDTKFLEKYSIMN; this is translated from the coding sequence ATGAAAAAAGTATTAATTGCTAACCGGGGTGAAATTGCAGTTCGTATTATTCGAGCGTGTAAAGAACTCGGTATCAAAACAGTTGCAGTCTATTCTGAAGCAGATCGTGAAGCACTTCACGTCGAATTGGCGGATGAAGCCTATTGCATCGGTCCGAAGCTATCGAAGGACAGCTATCTGAACTTTTCTAATATCATCAGCATCGCTAAATTAACGGGTTGTGAAGGAATTCATCCCGGCTACGGTTTTCTAGCAGAGAACGCGAGTTTTGCGGAGCTTTGTGAAGAAGTGAATATTGAATTTATTGGCCCGACTGCGGATGCCATTTCACGCATGGGAACGAAGGACGTTGCCCGTGAAACGATGCGGCATGCAGGTGTACCAATCGTTCCCGGTTCAACAGGCATCGTAGCCGACGAGCACGAAGCACTTAGCATTGCACAAGAAATTGGTTTTCCGGTCATCATTAAAGCAACAGCTGGTGGTGGAGGAAAAGGGATTCGTGTTGCAAGGGATGAGGAAGAGTTAAAAAGCGGCATCAAAATTACGCAAAAGGAAGCCGCAGCAGCATTCGGTAATCCAGGAGTCTATCTTGAGAAATTCATTGAAGTATTCCGTCACGTGGAAGTGCAAGTATTGGCTGATAAATTCGGCAATACAATCCATTTAGGTGAGCGTGATTGTTCGATTCAACGCAGAATGCAAAAACTCGTAGAAGAAGCACCGTCGCCAGCTATAACGCCTGAACTTCGTCAAGCAATGGGAGAAGCGGCTGTCAAAGCGGCTGAAGCTGTTCAGTATCGCGGTGCGGGAACTGTTGAATTTATTTTTGACCATATTAATCAAAAGTTCTACTTCATGGAGATGAATACGCGTATCCAGGTTGAGCATACGATTACTGAAATGATTACAGGTATTGATTTAGTCCAACAGCAATTGAAAATCGCGGCAGGTGAAACACTTACTCATCGCCAGAAAGATATTAATATTAATGGTTGGGCGATCGAATGCCGCATCAACGCGGAAAACCCTTCGAAAAACTTTATGCCTTCTCCAGGGAAGGTAACGATGTATATTCCACCAGGTGGCTTTGGTGTGCGGGTCGATTCAGCTATGTATACAGGTTATTCTATCCCTCCGTATTATGACTCAATGGTGGCAAAACTAATTGTTCATGCGGATACAAGGGAAGAAGCTGTCGCAAGGATGAAGCGCGCACTCGATGAGTTTATTATTGAAGGTGTCGACACAACGGTTCCTTTCCATTTAAGATTAATGGATGATGCAGTCTTTAAGTCTGGGGATTTCGATACAAAGTTTCTGGAAAAATACTCAATTATGAACTAA
- the accB gene encoding acetyl-CoA carboxylase biotin carboxyl carrier protein — protein MLKIQEIREIIKLIDQSSIEKFTFESNGEKIKLEKGNGQSVVTPAVVAAPILQQEVPVAQAVTVEAVVAPVQEAPVATSQVEDPSLHKVISPMVGTFYASSSPDEAAYVQNGDKVKPDSIVCIVEAMKLFNEIEAEVSGEIVEILVKDGQLVEYGQPLFLVKSN, from the coding sequence ATGTTAAAAATTCAAGAAATTCGTGAAATTATTAAATTAATCGATCAGTCATCAATCGAAAAATTTACATTTGAATCAAATGGGGAAAAAATCAAATTAGAAAAAGGGAATGGACAGTCAGTCGTTACACCAGCGGTCGTTGCGGCACCCATTCTTCAACAAGAAGTACCTGTCGCACAGGCAGTTACAGTAGAAGCAGTTGTTGCACCTGTGCAAGAAGCACCTGTAGCGACTTCACAAGTGGAAGATCCTTCTTTACACAAAGTGATTTCTCCAATGGTTGGTACATTTTACGCGTCATCTTCACCAGATGAGGCTGCTTATGTACAAAATGGCGATAAAGTAAAACCAGACTCCATTGTCTGTATCGTCGAAGCGATGAAACTTTTCAATGAAATTGAAGCGGAAGTTTCTGGGGAAATCGTGGAGATTCTCGTAAAAGACGGTCAACTCGTTGAATACGGACAACCTCTCTTCCTTGTAAAATCAAATTGA
- a CDS encoding SpoIIIAH-like family protein, with protein sequence MRTNKRTVWFLTLLSLVAVISIYTMREKTMSFDGITLFTNEKSNDSPSLTEKLNDADKTAPVFAERYIFEDMRMEVRDVRSKLAEQLTTKVGTPDTTAAEKSAALDEMAEMTKRTSDETLMELQIVALGYPEVFVHREDNGVKITVMAMEGQSKTLADEIIRHVKTSWSDAGTVQVVFTGGTEE encoded by the coding sequence ATGAGAACGAATAAAAGAACAGTGTGGTTTTTAACTTTGCTAAGTCTGGTAGCCGTTATCTCCATCTATACAATGAGGGAGAAGACAATGTCCTTTGATGGTATCACACTTTTCACTAATGAAAAGTCGAATGACTCCCCGTCGTTAACGGAGAAATTGAATGATGCTGATAAAACGGCTCCTGTCTTTGCGGAGCGTTATATATTCGAAGATATGCGGATGGAGGTGCGCGATGTACGCAGTAAACTGGCGGAACAATTGACGACGAAAGTTGGAACTCCAGACACTACTGCTGCTGAAAAAAGTGCTGCACTCGACGAAATGGCAGAGATGACAAAGCGTACTTCTGATGAAACACTGATGGAATTGCAAATTGTAGCGCTTGGTTATCCAGAAGTATTCGTGCATCGGGAAGACAATGGGGTAAAAATAACGGTCATGGCAATGGAAGGGCAGTCGAAAACATTGGCAGATGAAATTATCAGACATGTCAAAACGAGCTGGTCCGATGCCGGAACCGTCCAAGTTGTATTCACTGGAGGTACAGAGGAATGA
- a CDS encoding stage III sporulation protein AE produces MISFIETILGTVLSSFVIVIIATLMALLVDFLFPSFTKWTRMMMIFLVIAIVLQPAFEHLALIRDIAYSISMMFISVYPILTASMIAAGGAFSMLNFQPAMLLFANGAVVLAESVLIPLLTAALIFDLVTRILPAVPFSKMADLIRTTLLGAVSAIVAAYSIFITVGGTMTWALAGFASEPIKELIRQNVPLIGSFMTDSMGAMGRYSSGVSVFAGGWFISTIWTVALIPSIKTLLTAFFYRWTAALIEPFANEDITGILDDIGKTLFVLCAVSFLIAFAFIYTALFSIILIKLMTTMK; encoded by the coding sequence ATGATTTCCTTTATTGAAACGATACTCGGAACTGTGCTCTCAAGCTTCGTCATCGTCATCATCGCAACATTAATGGCTTTGTTAGTTGATTTTCTATTTCCCTCCTTCACAAAATGGACGAGAATGATGATGATTTTCCTTGTCATTGCTATTGTTTTGCAGCCTGCATTTGAACATTTAGCCCTCATTCGAGATATTGCCTATTCCATTTCTATGATGTTCATTTCGGTCTATCCGATTTTAACGGCAAGTATGATCGCTGCAGGTGGAGCTTTCAGTATGCTTAATTTTCAGCCTGCTATGCTGTTGTTTGCCAATGGAGCTGTTGTGCTCGCGGAAAGTGTCCTCATTCCTCTATTAACCGCGGCCTTGATTTTTGATTTAGTTACAAGAATATTGCCGGCTGTGCCGTTTTCCAAAATGGCGGATTTAATTCGGACAACTCTCCTTGGTGCTGTTTCTGCGATTGTTGCCGCATACTCCATCTTCATCACTGTTGGAGGCACAATGACTTGGGCGCTAGCAGGATTTGCTAGTGAACCGATTAAGGAATTAATCCGCCAAAATGTTCCGCTTATCGGCTCGTTTATGACGGATAGCATGGGTGCGATGGGGCGCTATTCATCGGGCGTTAGTGTCTTTGCGGGTGGATGGTTTATTTCGACCATTTGGACAGTAGCACTTATCCCTTCGATTAAAACGCTGTTGACGGCTTTTTTTTACAGATGGACCGCCGCGCTCATCGAACCATTTGCTAATGAAGACATAACAGGAATTTTAGATGATATCGGCAAAACTTTATTCGTGTTATGTGCTGTGTCCTTTTTAATTGCTTTTGCCTTTATTTATACAGCGCTGTTTTCAATCATTCTTATCAAATTAATGACGACAATGAAATGA
- a CDS encoding IS1182 family transposase: MISKQETLNLSPYMALYELIIPKENMLRQINELVDFSFILDELKSKYCLDNGRNAIPPIRMFKYLLLKAIHDLSDADLVERSKYDMSFKYFLDMTPEENVIDSSSLTKFRRLRLQDMNLLDLLIGKTVEIALEKGLITSKTIIVDATHTKARYNQKSPKEFLQKKSKNVRKAVYQLDENMKGRFPIKPTSNEVSEELNYCRQVVQVVETQSKVAQLPAVKEKLNVLKELIDDYNVQMSYSSDPDARVGHKSVDSSFFGFKTHIAMSDERIITAAIVTTGEKSDGHYLKELVKKSKETGMEVGTVIGDTAYSGKENLQYAQAEEFQLVSKLNPNITGETSHRKVVFEFNKDAGMYVCPAGHMAIRKARTGKKNQAANQAETYSFDIEKCKVCPMREGCYKEGAKSKTYSIRVKSTEHKEQIHLQETDEFKTLSKKRYKIEAKNSEIKNPHGYKTAKSVGLFGMEIQGATAIFAVNLKRILKLLNE, translated from the coding sequence ATGATTTCCAAACAAGAAACATTAAATTTAAGTCCATATATGGCATTGTATGAATTAATCATTCCGAAAGAAAATATGCTTCGCCAAATCAATGAACTCGTTGATTTTTCATTTATTTTAGACGAACTAAAATCAAAATATTGTTTGGATAATGGTCGAAATGCGATTCCACCAATTCGAATGTTTAAATATTTACTGTTAAAAGCGATTCATGACTTATCAGATGCCGATCTTGTGGAGCGTTCAAAATACGATATGTCCTTCAAATATTTTTTAGATATGACACCTGAAGAGAATGTCATCGATTCAAGCTCTCTTACAAAATTCCGCCGTCTTCGCCTACAGGACATGAATTTATTAGACTTACTCATTGGCAAGACGGTTGAAATTGCGTTAGAGAAAGGTCTTATCACGAGTAAAACGATTATCGTCGATGCGACACATACAAAAGCCCGTTATAATCAAAAATCACCGAAAGAATTTTTACAAAAAAAATCGAAAAATGTACGAAAAGCGGTCTATCAACTGGATGAAAATATGAAAGGGAGATTTCCAATAAAACCAACCTCTAATGAGGTAAGTGAAGAATTAAACTACTGCCGTCAGGTCGTTCAAGTGGTAGAAACACAATCAAAAGTAGCACAACTACCAGCTGTGAAAGAAAAGTTAAATGTATTGAAAGAACTGATAGACGATTATAATGTCCAAATGAGCTATTCAAGTGATCCGGACGCACGTGTTGGACATAAATCAGTGGATTCATCTTTCTTTGGATTCAAAACACATATTGCGATGAGTGATGAACGTATTATTACAGCTGCGATTGTGACAACGGGTGAAAAAAGTGATGGACATTATCTTAAAGAATTAGTAAAGAAAAGTAAAGAAACGGGCATGGAAGTTGGTACTGTCATTGGAGATACCGCTTATTCTGGGAAAGAAAATTTACAATATGCTCAAGCAGAAGAGTTTCAATTGGTTTCGAAATTAAACCCAAACATTACCGGAGAGACTTCACATCGAAAAGTAGTCTTTGAATTTAATAAAGATGCAGGCATGTATGTATGTCCAGCAGGTCACATGGCTATTCGAAAAGCACGAACTGGAAAGAAAAATCAAGCAGCTAATCAGGCAGAAACATACTCATTTGATATAGAAAAATGTAAGGTATGCCCGATGCGTGAAGGGTGCTATAAAGAAGGAGCAAAAAGTAAAACATACTCTATCAGAGTTAAATCTACGGAACATAAGGAGCAAATTCATCTTCAAGAAACGGACGAATTCAAGACCCTTTCGAAAAAACGTTATAAAATTGAAGCGAAAAATAGCGAAATTAAAAACCCACATGGTTATAAAACAGCAAAATCAGTGGGTCTATTTGGTATGGAAATACAAGGTGCAACAGCGATATTTGCGGTGAATCTCAAACGGATATTAAAACTTCTAAACGAGTAA
- a CDS encoding methyl-accepting chemotaxis protein produces the protein MVNSLTKKLMLGFLSIMLFLVFVGGLGFYSVAEINKEYSYLLDDRVRNVNLVDELISIQKDVTADLHNYLLLKNNTFVNQMVIDNEHFYETYEELKSTIKKEQDLYLLEEILDGNRRYDEFAQKVIEGFIKMDQDQISKNTRFANGEFVVFSNIAEQLKESQNLEMSSTRDGLNNLAKTTNIMIVGLSVIALIISGLIAYYISRSITRPVRLMTSSLEHVADGDLQIEKLKIKNRDEIGIMANAFNKMTDDLRFVVSSMSKSAVQLAAQSEELSASSEQSTASSQMVASSAEENMRVSEEQLEIVKKTVLSMEEMTSGVQRISESNENMLLMVRSVGSLVKEGSLAFDDVSIQMNDIRSSIQETATVMEILEQNSGNIQKVTAIITAISEQTNLLALNAAIEAARAGQHGKGFAVVAEEVRKLAEQSKESALEIENMIKFIQSDSVRATASIGKGSEKVDQGLVTLETSLKIFEQIEMAAQDVSGSVQTVSFAIREIQTTTDEVISGALQMKVLAETAAASAHDSSAATEEQLAMIEEVSASTLSLASLAGDLQFEVSKFKV, from the coding sequence ATGGTCAATTCTTTAACAAAGAAGTTAATGCTAGGGTTTCTTTCAATTATGTTATTTTTAGTCTTTGTAGGGGGACTGGGATTTTACTCCGTAGCGGAAATAAATAAAGAATACTCGTACTTACTTGACGACAGGGTAAGAAACGTGAATCTTGTCGATGAGTTAATTAGTATACAGAAAGATGTCACTGCTGATTTACATAATTATTTACTCCTAAAGAATAATACATTTGTAAATCAAATGGTGATAGATAACGAGCACTTTTATGAAACCTATGAAGAATTGAAAAGTACTATTAAAAAGGAGCAAGATTTATACCTGCTTGAGGAGATCCTAGATGGGAATCGTCGTTATGATGAGTTTGCACAAAAGGTGATCGAGGGGTTTATTAAAATGGATCAGGATCAAATTTCAAAGAATACCCGCTTTGCAAATGGTGAATTTGTAGTTTTCTCGAATATCGCAGAACAATTAAAAGAGAGCCAAAACTTGGAGATGAGTAGTACGAGAGATGGCTTAAATAATTTAGCGAAAACAACCAATATAATGATCGTCGGTCTAAGCGTTATTGCTCTAATCATAAGTGGTCTCATCGCTTACTATATAAGTCGGAGTATTACACGTCCTGTAAGATTGATGACAAGTTCCCTTGAACACGTTGCAGATGGTGATTTACAAATTGAAAAACTGAAGATTAAAAATCGAGATGAAATCGGAATAATGGCCAACGCATTTAATAAAATGACCGATGATTTACGGTTCGTTGTAAGTAGTATGAGTAAATCAGCAGTTCAACTAGCAGCTCAATCTGAGGAACTATCGGCGAGTTCGGAGCAAAGTACCGCATCTTCACAAATGGTAGCAAGTTCTGCCGAAGAAAATATGAGAGTGAGCGAAGAACAGCTTGAAATTGTTAAGAAAACCGTCCTCTCAATGGAAGAAATGACGTCAGGAGTGCAACGGATTTCTGAAAGTAATGAAAATATGCTACTTATGGTCCGATCTGTAGGGTCACTTGTCAAAGAAGGGTCATTAGCCTTCGATGATGTATCGATCCAAATGAATGACATTCGTTCTTCAATTCAAGAAACTGCTACAGTTATGGAAATCCTGGAACAAAACTCTGGTAATATTCAAAAGGTTACAGCCATCATAACTGCAATTTCTGAACAAACAAATTTACTTGCGTTAAATGCGGCTATCGAAGCTGCCCGAGCTGGACAGCATGGGAAAGGTTTCGCTGTTGTCGCAGAGGAAGTACGTAAACTTGCAGAGCAATCCAAAGAATCAGCTTTGGAAATTGAAAATATGATCAAATTTATTCAATCTGACTCAGTAAGAGCTACCGCATCGATTGGAAAAGGGAGTGAAAAGGTCGACCAAGGGTTAGTAACTTTAGAGACATCTTTAAAAATATTTGAGCAAATTGAAATGGCGGCTCAAGACGTCAGTGGCAGTGTACAAACTGTTTCTTTTGCCATCAGAGAGATTCAGACAACGACGGATGAAGTTATAAGTGGGGCATTGCAGATGAAAGTACTAGCTGAAACCGCTGCCGCAAGTGCTCACGACTCGAGTGCCGCGACAGAGGAACAACTAGCTATGATTGAAGAAGTCTCTGCAAGCACCTTGTCTTTAGCGTCACTTGCAGGAGATCTTCAGTTTGAAGTAAGTAAATTTAAAGTGTGA
- a CDS encoding VOC family protein, which yields MAFQNKSYVEHMAIRVKDIQWYIRFFEDAFGISVCTIDGATENPNQVWLSGGIQLISDPSFEGAKGRMDHIAIVTEDLELALQQIHTWEVTEASKGRNWIELPDGLLLELIQSKGNAVEKWLNVEVSYM from the coding sequence TTGGCGTTTCAAAATAAATCGTATGTAGAGCATATGGCGATTCGAGTGAAAGATATCCAATGGTATATTCGTTTCTTTGAGGACGCATTTGGTATATCGGTCTGCACTATCGATGGTGCTACTGAAAACCCAAACCAAGTATGGTTGTCGGGCGGTATCCAGTTGATCTCGGATCCTAGCTTTGAAGGAGCAAAAGGACGTATGGATCATATTGCCATCGTGACCGAGGACTTGGAATTAGCACTTCAACAGATACATACTTGGGAAGTTACGGAGGCGTCAAAGGGAAGGAATTGGATTGAGTTACCCGATGGACTCCTTCTTGAGTTGATTCAATCAAAAGGTAATGCTGTTGAAAAATGGCTGAATGTTGAAGTTAGTTATATGTAG